The genomic stretch CCATCACGTATATGATAGCTGAATAACTGAACAAATAAtaaatgcattatttatttgtGAGATATCAATTTGGTGTAGGTCAAAGAATTACATACCAAATGAGAACCCATGCCACAATTAATAATTTCATATCCGAGCTACCACTGTTGGTGCATTATCATAGCATATTTCTACGAAatcaatataattaattaagggTATTAGAGTTTAGACCCTTAGAAGGTGATTAAGTTAAAAATTGTGATGATGGGAATGtaaataaaaatgcataaaatagaaacaagTAAAGTAGGCTTGATGGGCTATATTTGGGCTTGGCCCAACTAGTTTGCCACTAAGCCTACTTTATTTCGAAGTATATATATACGGAGAAATACTATGTTGCGAAAGAAAAAGGGGACAAAAAACAGAGAGATCATGGCCTCAAGGATTTGAAGCCAATTACATCTGATTTGAATACAAAATGAACAATGACCAAGTTTCAATAAATACAAAATCAATTCAACTTCTAAGGATACAAAAATTGGAGACAGTCACAAACAAGGACATGTTAGTAAAATGCCTTGTGGATTATCacctaaaaacaaaacatagagaaaaaattggcttttttgttttagtttttaacATTGTGCACATAAAGTGGCTGGTTGCTTACTGCGATTTGTTGTGTTCAGAGCCAGATGAATTTACCTCAGAGGAATTCGATTGAGTAGGCGCGTTTCGATTAGGATTCGTAGCAGCACCCGCTGTCCCCTCCTCGGCTAGCTTCTTTACAAGGTTCATTATAGTAGGAAGGAATTTGGTGGATACTGATATAATTCCAGGTAGCTGTAGTAATGAACACATATATCATAAATGTTATTGTATgctaaaaaatactagtaacaTTACATACTAACATATGAAATACAAAGCTAAATTGAAATATTTCATAGGAAATAAGGCCATAGAGTCATGTACATGACTAGTATTTGTAAGCTACAGAGAAGAAACATTTAAGGTAAGTCCACTTACAACTCCGAGGCGAAACTCATTGGACACGTCCATTTGCACCCAGACGGCTTTGAGGAGCAGAAATATCATGAAAATGACACCAAGATACAGAGGATTTCTGTCGAAATAAAGGGGCAGCGTCGTAATAAATAATCGCTCGATCAAAACAGATAGCATACGAAGAGAACGAGTACCTTAAAAGGGTCATAAACTCGTTAAAACCCAAGACTAGCAACGCGCAAATTGCCCATGGAGGTGGCAACCAGTTGTTGCTTCTCTTGTTGGCCTCCTGATAAGTAACAAAGCATATTAAGAAACGTAGAAACGAAGCATTAAACGAGTGTTTATAATGCGACGAATGAGCCTCATGTTTACCTGAGCAGTGATTGCCTGACCAACTGTATACTCTGTCTCACTTTTAAACTGCCTCCATAGAGATTTGCACTGGACCGGTGTTAACAAGGTTCTCGTTGGTGGAATCTGGACAGTGAACGAAGAATACGTTAACTACAACGCGCAATTTGCATAACAAGTTAACTAGCTACCTTTTCCCAACTGCTCGAGGCCAGAGGGTCTGCTGTAATACTCTTATTGCCGGAAGCTGCAGCGTTCGGGTCCATAAGAGCAAGGGACAAGAGACTCTCGATATTATCAGCATCGTCTTCCAGCCGGATAGCAGACATAATGGATAGCAACTTCAGCGACTGGCGCAGGAAGAAAACAAAACGATAATTCTTTTATATCTAACAAACATAATCGAATCAATTACCCGATTATGTAAAGAGTATCATACAGCAGAACGAGCAGTTTTAGTGATGCCTCGAATATCTTCCTTCCCAGTCCAGACACGTGGCATTGAATCAGCATCGTGACTAAACAGCGTTGTGAACCTGTACAAGGTAGTTCGTCCAACAATGGTTATGACATAACACCAGCAATATATCGTATGATGTGTACGACGAATACCTGTCTTTCATACGGATCAAGACTCTTCCAGCTTCCTCTTTCGCCTTTGCTTCAACGATCCCTCTTGCATGCGATTCCAGTTTCGACACCATCTTATCTTTTGTTCCATTATCCATTTCAAAACCAGCAAGCGAACCAGAAAATCCAGACACTGCCTTTTCCTTCTCGCGCTGGAGAAGCTTTCTGATAGCCTGCCATGTGTCGTTGCTGGCTCCATCTAACAAAGCCTCAACAGGTGCAGACAACGCCTCGTCTAACTTTGTCTGaagacacaaaaaaaaacactattAGTATGAAAGTTGTGGCAACATGATCATAATGAGACCATCTCTCACCTCATATGTGCTTGTAAGCTCAGACAACTTGGCAGTCCGAACTGATTCAGTGTGTGCTTCAATATCGCGGCCGAGTTTCTCTCTCACTTTAGAAGAATCCCAGTTTGATTGTTCGATATGAACGCCTGCAAAGCACAAAATCACACGAAAAGCAATTCTCGTGATCAACAGAAAGAAGGTTGCTGCAAACTTGTAAAGACAGAGATATCAAGTAAAATGTAGATAACCATACCTTCAGCCTCCTCATCAAACTGTGACATACAGTGTTTAGCACAATCACGAGAAGCTGCGGAGAATCCTTTTCCCTCGTTTAGGGCATTGTCGAATGCTTCTTTGAACTTATCCAAGGCTCCAGAGCGTATATGTCCCAACATGGACTGGTACGCAGGTTGGACAAGCTAACAAAAACAAAGAAGTTAAATGTGTATTCCCTTGTCAAGATATTAGGTTTTGAATACTAAGTCATGAATAATATTTGTAAAGATAAACTTCACAGTATCATTTTATACCAGTAAAAGCTTATCTTCCAAATTTTTTCGCTTTGCAGTTCGCACACCTTCGTCAAAAAATGTGGCTTCAAAATCATACCTAACATGGGAAAGGGAATAAAACATTGGCATAAATGTCTCATGACTCAAAAATCAGATAGC from Salvia splendens isolate huo1 chromosome 4, SspV2, whole genome shotgun sequence encodes the following:
- the LOC121797776 gene encoding protein ROOT HAIR DEFECTIVE 3 homolog 1-like, whose amino-acid sequence is MDKECCSTHLIDGDGNYNVEGVDHFMKEVKLSDCGLSYAVVAIMGPQSSGKSTLMNYLFGTNFREMDAFKGRSQTTKGIWMARCVGMEPCTVVMDLEGTDGRERGEDDTAFEKQSSLFALAVSDIVLINMWCHDIGREQAANKPLLKTVFQVMMRLFSPRKTTLLFVIRDKTRTPLENLEPVLREDIQKIWDSVPKPEAHRETPLSDFFNVEVVALSSFEEKEEQFKEQVASLRQRFYQSIAPGGLAGDRRGVVPASGFSFSAQQIWKVIKENKDLDLPAHKVMVATVRCEEIANEKFSSFSENAEWRELEETVQTEPVRGFGKKLTSIMDVCLKEYDFEATFFDEGVRTAKRKNLEDKLLLLVQPAYQSMLGHIRSGALDKFKEAFDNALNEGKGFSAASRDCAKHCMSQFDEEAEGVHIEQSNWDSSKVREKLGRDIEAHTESVRTAKLSELTSTYETKLDEALSAPVEALLDGASNDTWQAIRKLLQREKEKAVSGFSGSLAGFEMDNGTKDKMVSKLESHARGIVEAKAKEEAGRVLIRMKDRFTTLFSHDADSMPRVWTGKEDIRGITKTARSASLKLLSIMSAIRLEDDADNIESLLSLALMDPNAAASGNKSITADPLASSSWEKIPPTRTLLTPVQCKSLWRQFKSETEYTVGQAITAQEANKRSNNWLPPPWAICALLVLGFNEFMTLLRNPLYLGVIFMIFLLLKAVWVQMDVSNEFRLGVLPGIISVSTKFLPTIMNLVKKLAEEGTAGAATNPNRNAPTQSNSSEVNSSGSEHNKSQ